One window of the Canis aureus isolate CA01 chromosome 1, VMU_Caureus_v.1.0, whole genome shotgun sequence genome contains the following:
- the MC2R gene encoding adrenocorticotropic hormone receptor, which yields MKHIINLHENINDTARNNSDCPHVVLPEEIFFIISIIGVLENLMVLLAVIKNKNLQSPMYFFICSLAISDMMGSLYKILENILIVFRNMGYLKPRGNFETTADDIMDSLFILSLLGSIFSLSVIAADRYFTIFHALQYHSIVTMRRAIVVLTVIWTGCTGGAITMVIFSHHVPTVITFTSLFPLMLVFILCLYVHMFLLARSHARKILTLPRANMKGAITLTILLGVFIFCWAPFVLHVLLMTFCPNNPYCACYMSLFQVNGMLIMCNAVIDPFIYAFRSPELREAFKKMVFCSRS from the coding sequence ATGAAGCACATTATCAATCTACATGAAAACATCAACGATACAGCAAGAAATAATTCAGACTGTCCTCATGTGGTTTTGCCGGAAgagatattttttataatatccaTCATCGGGGTTTTGGAAAATCTGATGGTCCTTCTAGCTGTGATCAAGAATAAGAATCTGCAGTCACCCATGTACTTTTTCATTTGCAGCCTGGCCATTTCTGATATGATGGGCAGCTTGTATAAGATCCTTGAAAATATCCTGATCGTGTTCAGAAACATGGGTTATCTCAAGCCTCGGGGCAATTTTGAGACCACAGCGGATGACATTATGGACTCCCTGTTCATCCTCTCCCTCCTTGGTTCCATTTTCAGCCTGTCTGTGATAGCAGCTGACCGCTACTTTACAATCTTCCACGCTCTGCAGTACCACAGCATTGTGACCATGCGCCGAGCCATCGTTGTCCTGACGGTCATCTGGACAGGCTGCACAGGTGGTGCCATTACCATGGTTATCTTCTCTCATCACGTCCCCACAGTGATCACCTTCACGTCGCTGTTCCCTCTGATGTTGGTCTTTATCCTGTGCCTTTATGTGCACATGTTCTTGCTTGCCCGTTCCCACGCCAGGAAGATCTTGACGCTTCCCAGAGCCAACATGAAAGGGGCCATCACACTGACCATCCTGCTTGGAGTCTTCATCTTCTGTTGGGCTCCCTTTGTCCTTCATGTTCTGTTGATGACATTTTGCCCAAATAACCCTTACTGCGCCTGCTACATGTCCCTCTTCCAGGTGAACGGCATGTTGATCATGTGCAATGCGGTCATTGACCCCTTTATATATGCCTTCAGGAGCCCTGAGCTCAGGGAGGCATTTAAGAAGATGGTCTTCTGCAGTAGGTCCTAG